A section of the Novipirellula caenicola genome encodes:
- a CDS encoding HDIG domain-containing metalloprotein, with the protein MSGTSKQRTRQERIDSLGIPKPRLIQWWQRSDKADFSIRVGMAILAAVLMLVLCHAWRPSFAYRKNAIPARDIITRVTFQVKDELETDAVRRQKRREAPVLYRNRTKPLDQLRAVLKDQLFLALGAQSFDQMNEDERKAFAQFYEGDETAEPGDTSAERFATLKSVLADDPELIKVDAAVGTAMEPMYKLGLLKAMQHTPDQGNQRMIMVYPAGQPDEAVPVEVSQVRIAQASSNLQSLLQEYFRPSFGSERGQVVAGMISDWIVQRLPQYETLQYDDELSERARLEAAQNVEPVMTSYYSGDSKLAEAGKPLGLKELALLRVEWKEFVSRMGWRDKIARFAAFSGMIAALYLLCGAYIFFVEDRRLLQDQKKLAKLLALIVTAVALSFYASRDEWRSELIPLVLASIIAAVVYGRELALLLMAAACLSVTLFLSAELSELVMMLAACTSCTLLLGRIRSRTHLLYVGTISAVITAATVIGVGIVTSQTLSVVDATGDIVGEVESLYRGPQFDVVLWGLGREAMWAGFCIVVSSAAMTGLLPLVEKAFRVQTDLSLLELGDASHPLLRRLAQRAPGTYNHSINVASIAESAADAIGANGLLVRVGAYFHDIGKMFKPEYFIENQIAGVNQHDSLQPAMSTLVIIAHVKDGADLARSHHLPESIIDFILQHHGTTLVEYFYREAARRSEEDPNGESVSDKDFRYPGPKPQTLEAAVMMLADTVESASRTLVDPTPSRIQGLVDAIAQKKMADGQFDECGLTFRQLDRIRTSLVKSLTAIYHARVKYPGQQSA; encoded by the coding sequence ATGAGTGGCACAAGCAAACAACGGACACGCCAAGAACGGATCGATTCGCTCGGGATTCCCAAGCCTCGATTGATCCAGTGGTGGCAGCGTAGCGACAAAGCCGACTTTTCGATCCGCGTCGGCATGGCGATCCTTGCCGCAGTATTGATGTTGGTCCTGTGTCACGCTTGGCGACCTTCGTTTGCCTACCGCAAAAACGCGATTCCCGCCCGCGACATCATCACCCGCGTCACGTTCCAGGTCAAAGACGAATTGGAAACCGACGCCGTTCGTCGGCAGAAACGTCGTGAAGCCCCGGTGCTGTATCGAAATCGCACCAAACCGCTCGATCAATTACGAGCGGTGCTGAAGGACCAATTGTTTTTGGCCTTGGGGGCTCAGTCGTTTGACCAAATGAACGAAGACGAACGCAAGGCGTTCGCACAGTTCTATGAAGGCGACGAGACTGCGGAACCCGGCGACACCTCGGCCGAACGCTTTGCGACGCTAAAATCGGTGTTAGCCGACGACCCCGAATTGATCAAAGTCGATGCGGCCGTCGGCACGGCGATGGAGCCGATGTACAAACTAGGGCTGCTCAAAGCGATGCAGCATACGCCCGACCAGGGCAACCAGCGGATGATCATGGTCTATCCGGCAGGCCAACCCGACGAAGCCGTTCCGGTCGAAGTCAGCCAAGTGCGAATCGCGCAGGCGAGCAGCAATCTGCAATCGCTGCTGCAAGAGTACTTTCGCCCCAGCTTTGGCAGCGAACGCGGCCAAGTGGTCGCGGGAATGATCAGCGATTGGATCGTCCAGCGGTTGCCTCAATACGAGACCCTGCAATACGACGACGAATTGAGCGAACGCGCACGACTGGAGGCCGCTCAGAACGTGGAACCGGTCATGACGTCGTACTACTCGGGCGATTCGAAGTTGGCCGAAGCGGGTAAACCGCTTGGGTTAAAAGAACTCGCGTTGCTGCGTGTCGAATGGAAAGAGTTCGTCAGCCGCATGGGTTGGCGAGACAAGATAGCCCGTTTCGCCGCGTTTTCCGGAATGATCGCAGCACTGTATTTACTGTGCGGCGCCTACATTTTCTTTGTCGAAGACCGCAGACTGCTACAAGACCAAAAGAAGTTAGCCAAGTTGTTGGCGTTGATTGTGACCGCCGTCGCGCTTAGTTTTTACGCATCACGCGACGAGTGGCGGAGCGAATTGATCCCGCTGGTCCTGGCGTCGATCATCGCAGCGGTGGTCTATGGACGCGAACTCGCATTGTTGTTGATGGCGGCCGCGTGCCTAAGCGTGACATTGTTCCTCAGTGCCGAGTTGTCGGAATTGGTGATGATGTTGGCGGCGTGCACCAGCTGCACACTGCTGCTCGGACGCATTCGCAGCCGTACTCACTTGTTGTATGTCGGTACGATCTCGGCCGTGATTACCGCCGCGACCGTGATCGGCGTTGGCATCGTTACTTCGCAAACGCTATCGGTGGTCGATGCGACCGGCGACATCGTTGGCGAGGTGGAATCACTCTACCGCGGCCCTCAATTTGATGTGGTGCTGTGGGGACTCGGTCGCGAAGCGATGTGGGCCGGTTTTTGCATCGTGGTTTCCTCGGCTGCAATGACAGGACTTTTACCGCTCGTCGAAAAAGCGTTCCGAGTCCAAACGGACCTCAGTCTGTTGGAACTTGGCGACGCCAGCCATCCGCTGCTGCGTCGACTCGCTCAACGCGCACCGGGGACGTACAACCACAGCATCAACGTGGCGTCGATTGCGGAATCAGCCGCCGATGCGATCGGTGCCAATGGGTTGCTGGTCCGCGTGGGTGCGTACTTCCATGACATCGGCAAGATGTTCAAACCCGAGTACTTTATCGAAAACCAAATCGCTGGGGTGAACCAACACGATTCACTGCAACCGGCGATGAGCACCCTGGTGATCATTGCGCATGTCAAAGACGGCGCCGATTTAGCACGCAGCCATCACTTACCTGAATCGATTATCGACTTCATTTTGCAGCATCACGGCACGACGTTGGTCGAGTATTTCTACCGCGAAGCGGCTCGTCGCAGCGAGGAAGATCCCAACGGCGAATCGGTCAGCGACAAAGATTTCCGCTATCCCGGGCCGAAACCACAAACGCTCGAAGCCGCCGTGATGATGCTGGCCGATACGGTTGAAAGCGCAAGCCGTACTCTGGTCGATCCAACGCCATCGCGAATTCAAGGACTTGTCGACGCCATTGCACAGAAGAAAATGGCAGATGGGCAGTTCGATGAATGCGGATTGACGTTCCGCCAACTCGATCGCATTCGCACCAGTCTTGTCAAATCATTAACCGCCATTTATCACGCACGTGTCAAATATCCTGGACAACAATCAGCCTAA
- the ybeY gene encoding rRNA maturation RNase YbeY: MSNILDNNQPNESGGQSAPTLSIEIVTDDPLPDPTWYDRIRSAVTEASTLRGYSCGEIGVRVTNDAEIRQINARHLDHDYETDVISFAYSDEPPTLEGELVVSLETARRVADRVGWSVENELLLYVVHGTLHIAGMDDLEDDVRQAMRDAECQVMQSLGIDDIVHYGPDRVEVNLQPDPSRSEASS; encoded by the coding sequence GTGTCAAATATCCTGGACAACAATCAGCCTAACGAGAGCGGCGGCCAATCGGCCCCGACACTCTCGATCGAAATCGTGACGGACGACCCGCTGCCTGACCCCACTTGGTACGACCGCATTCGTTCCGCCGTCACCGAAGCATCCACGCTACGTGGCTATTCCTGCGGCGAGATCGGGGTCCGCGTGACCAACGACGCCGAAATCCGCCAAATCAACGCGCGGCATCTCGACCACGATTATGAAACCGATGTCATCAGTTTCGCTTACAGCGACGAACCGCCGACGCTCGAAGGCGAACTTGTCGTCAGCCTGGAAACCGCCCGCCGCGTTGCCGATCGCGTGGGCTGGTCGGTGGAAAACGAATTGCTGCTGTATGTGGTCCACGGCACGTTGCATATCGCCGGCATGGACGATCTCGAAGACGATGTGCGGCAAGCCATGCGGGACGCGGAATGCCAAGTCATGCAGTCGCTAGGGATCGACGATATCGTTCATTACGGTCCCGACCGTGTGGAAGTCAACCTACAGCCGGACCCATCGCGGTCGGAGGCGAGTTCATGA
- a CDS encoding hemolysin family protein, translating to MTDSVAWGLLSSLGFVLSSIGGLGGELLDRFAGRPLEAYCRLNKNRERFGAVIDHQDAAIRGSEYLRMIGTVLFLISGTTALFVAEENPIGRDLLIWFFAAGLSIMLVHAWVPAAVTRFASTQVLYHTWPFWRSLSILMHPLSAPGELVEVITRRLAGKQEHEDEDEEQLEDEIRTIVTAGEREGYFGPGVREMIHGVMTLHEDPVGHIMTPRSDVDAIDVTWEWDQILRTIVEAGRTRLPVYNGTLDNVVGVLYVKDLLPFLEAHHQPQEPVTEIMRRPWFVPVDRSVEFLLREFLHSRSHMAIVLDEFQQTAGVVTIEDALEEIVGEIVDESDEDEEIGLQIIDDDTVEVDGRLMIDDLNELLGWDLPESDDYETVAGFVLSHVGSIPETGTRLTLGDSEIEILKASNRKIDSMRIRRQNVTDQKVG from the coding sequence ATGACCGATTCGGTAGCGTGGGGTCTTCTATCGAGCCTGGGTTTTGTGCTCAGCAGCATCGGCGGTCTCGGCGGTGAATTGCTGGACCGATTCGCCGGTCGTCCCTTGGAAGCCTATTGCCGGTTAAACAAAAACCGAGAGCGTTTTGGCGCTGTCATCGATCATCAGGACGCAGCGATTCGCGGCAGCGAGTACTTGCGGATGATCGGCACCGTGCTGTTTTTGATCTCCGGCACGACGGCCCTATTCGTTGCCGAAGAGAATCCAATTGGCCGCGACCTGCTGATTTGGTTTTTCGCCGCCGGTTTATCAATCATGTTGGTTCACGCTTGGGTGCCCGCCGCGGTGACGCGTTTTGCATCAACCCAAGTGCTGTATCACACGTGGCCGTTTTGGCGGTCGTTGTCGATTTTGATGCACCCGTTATCAGCACCGGGAGAATTGGTCGAAGTCATCACCCGCCGCTTGGCCGGCAAACAAGAGCATGAGGATGAAGACGAAGAGCAACTCGAAGACGAAATCCGAACGATCGTCACCGCGGGTGAACGCGAAGGCTACTTTGGGCCAGGCGTTCGCGAGATGATCCATGGCGTGATGACGCTGCACGAAGACCCGGTCGGTCACATCATGACGCCACGAAGCGATGTTGATGCGATTGACGTGACTTGGGAATGGGATCAAATCCTGAGGACAATCGTCGAGGCGGGCCGCACCCGTTTGCCCGTTTACAACGGCACACTCGATAATGTCGTCGGCGTGCTGTATGTGAAAGACTTGCTGCCGTTTCTCGAAGCCCACCATCAACCCCAAGAACCGGTGACCGAGATCATGCGACGCCCGTGGTTCGTCCCGGTCGATCGATCCGTCGAGTTCTTGCTGCGTGAATTTCTTCACAGCCGAAGCCACATGGCTATCGTGCTGGATGAATTTCAACAAACCGCCGGAGTGGTCACGATCGAAGATGCGTTGGAAGAGATTGTTGGCGAAATTGTCGACGAATCTGATGAAGACGAAGAAATCGGATTGCAGATCATTGACGATGACACGGTCGAAGTGGACGGCCGCTTGATGATTGATGATTTGAACGAGCTGCTCGGTTGGGATTTGCCCGAAAGTGACGACTACGAAACCGTGGCTGGGTTTGTGCTGTCGCATGTCGGATCGATCCCCGAGACCGGAACACGTTTAACGCTGGGCGATTCAGAGATCGAAATTTTAAAGGCGAGTAATCGCAAGATTGACTCGATGCGAATCCGGCGACAAAACGTCACCGACCAGAAAGTGGGGTAA
- a CDS encoding PhoH family protein, with protein MTEATLSIANPAEILTLFGPRDQHLRKLRRAFDVSITLRDGRIRIAGEEDNVNRATRTLEKMRHISRKKGDLASEDVDAAATEEGATIEGAVPTISGDDIDIQHAGRRVKPRTPGQGRYVEAIRRFDLAFATGPAGCGKTYLAVATAVEALRAGQVRKIVLVRPAVEAGESLGFLPGDLRAKLNPYLRPLMDALGEMIDFDQARTLMEQDVIEIIPLAYMRGRTLNDAFIILDEAQNTTVAQMKMFLTRMGERSKMVVSGDISQQDLPRGITSGLRDAIQRLSDIEGIGIVRLRRSDIVRHRLVQKIVEAYDDDQHHESESLHDESHHPRHPSEGPKNRE; from the coding sequence ATGACCGAAGCGACATTATCGATTGCGAATCCTGCGGAAATCCTGACGCTATTTGGGCCGCGTGACCAGCATTTGCGAAAACTGCGTCGAGCGTTTGACGTCAGCATCACGCTGCGAGACGGACGCATCCGAATTGCCGGCGAAGAAGACAACGTCAATCGTGCCACCCGCACGCTTGAAAAAATGCGTCATATCTCTCGTAAAAAGGGAGACTTGGCGAGCGAGGATGTCGACGCTGCGGCGACCGAAGAGGGCGCCACGATCGAAGGTGCCGTGCCGACGATTTCAGGCGACGACATCGACATCCAACATGCCGGCCGCCGTGTGAAACCACGAACACCGGGTCAAGGACGCTATGTCGAAGCGATTCGCCGCTTCGATTTGGCCTTTGCCACTGGGCCTGCGGGCTGCGGAAAAACATACTTGGCCGTCGCGACGGCGGTCGAAGCCCTACGCGCCGGTCAGGTGCGAAAGATCGTTTTGGTCCGCCCTGCGGTCGAAGCGGGGGAAAGTTTGGGGTTCCTACCGGGGGATTTACGGGCCAAACTGAACCCGTACTTGCGTCCGTTGATGGATGCCCTTGGTGAAATGATCGATTTCGATCAAGCTCGGACGTTGATGGAACAAGATGTGATCGAGATCATTCCGCTCGCTTACATGCGTGGACGGACCCTCAACGATGCCTTTATCATATTGGACGAAGCACAAAACACGACCGTCGCACAAATGAAGATGTTTCTGACGCGGATGGGCGAACGCAGCAAAATGGTGGTCAGCGGCGATATCTCTCAGCAGGATTTGCCGCGTGGGATCACCAGCGGATTGCGGGATGCCATTCAGCGGCTCAGCGACATCGAAGGCATTGGCATCGTGCGATTGCGACGAAGCGATATCGTGCGACACCGCTTGGTGCAAAAAATTGTAGAAGCTTATGACGACGATCAACATCATGAGAGCGAAAGCTTGCATGATGAATCCCATCACCCGCGTCATCCTAGCGAGGGCCCTAAAAACCGCGAGTAG
- a CDS encoding GDSL-type esterase/lipase family protein, with protein sequence MRSLSCFATIVTGISLAFASMLPQWASAETATPLLKPHDRLAIVGGTFVERMQSSGQLEGQLQSRRPDWKLTVRNLGWSGDDVHGYARKRFDSPHQGYSRLLADIEVAKPTVVLLAYGFAEASDGDQAIGRFTDGLQRLIHDIKQSNRRVILMTPFPLPGYKTENYQASIAQTRKIVQTVGNKTDSAVVSITWQPNQDETTSDGLVPNDRGYARLANELADALVGGQPQQVEEQLSQQIVRKNELFFHQYRPQNETYLLLFRKHEQGNNAVEIGEFPPLIEAADKKIWAAAAR encoded by the coding sequence ATGCGTTCACTCTCTTGCTTTGCCACAATCGTCACCGGCATTTCGCTTGCTTTTGCCAGTATGCTTCCTCAATGGGCGTCGGCGGAAACCGCAACCCCGTTGCTAAAGCCTCATGATCGGTTGGCGATTGTCGGGGGAACGTTTGTCGAGCGGATGCAGAGCAGCGGTCAACTCGAGGGCCAATTGCAATCCCGACGACCGGATTGGAAATTGACCGTCCGAAATTTGGGTTGGTCGGGCGATGACGTGCACGGTTACGCCCGAAAACGTTTTGACTCGCCTCACCAAGGCTATTCGCGGTTGCTTGCCGATATCGAGGTAGCCAAGCCAACGGTCGTTCTGTTGGCCTACGGTTTTGCCGAAGCGAGCGATGGCGACCAGGCGATTGGAAGGTTTACGGATGGGTTGCAGCGACTGATTCATGACATCAAGCAATCAAATCGCCGCGTGATCCTGATGACGCCGTTTCCATTGCCCGGCTACAAAACCGAAAACTACCAAGCCTCGATTGCTCAAACACGAAAAATCGTGCAAACGGTCGGCAACAAAACCGATTCAGCGGTCGTTTCGATCACTTGGCAACCCAATCAGGACGAAACCACATCCGATGGCTTGGTTCCCAATGACCGCGGCTACGCACGTTTGGCCAACGAATTGGCAGATGCCTTGGTGGGGGGGCAACCCCAACAGGTCGAAGAGCAGCTTTCGCAGCAAATCGTACGCAAGAATGAGCTTTTCTTTCACCAATACCGTCCTCAGAACGAAACCTACCTGCTGCTGTTTCGTAAACACGAACAAGGAAACAATGCGGTGGAAATTGGTGAGTTCCCGCCGCTGATCGAAGCCGCGGACAAAAAAATCTGGGCCGCCGCCGCTCGATAG
- a CDS encoding citrate synthase, whose protein sequence is MSTPPKLDTKEAGVAKLSIEGSEIDFPIVEGSEGERGIDISQLRAKTGLITLDDGFVNTGSTKSAITFLDGEKGILRYRGYPIEELAKHCDFVETAFLLIYGELPNASQAEIFRAGIRDHTMIHEDMRSFYNGFPRDAHPMAILSSVVGALATFYQDSLNPNDPGQVEISLYRLLAKLPTIAAYSYKKSMGQPFMYPNNDLNYCENFLHMMFATPAREYMVDPDFAEALNLLFIVHADHEQNCSTSTVRMVGSSNANLFASISAGIGALWGPLHGGANEACVNMLETIAKDGGNVQKYVDMAKDKENGFRLMGFGHRVYKNFDPRAKIIRASCDKLLAKLQLDDPLFEVAQKLEEVALRDEYFIERKLYPNVDFYSGVIYRALGIPIQMFTVLFAIGRLPGWIAHWEEMHNNPSTRINRPRQIYTGATERSFVPIEQR, encoded by the coding sequence ATGAGCACCCCTCCCAAATTGGATACTAAAGAAGCCGGAGTCGCTAAGCTGTCGATCGAAGGCAGTGAAATCGATTTCCCCATCGTCGAAGGCTCTGAAGGGGAACGTGGAATCGACATCAGTCAGCTGCGAGCCAAAACCGGACTGATCACGCTCGACGACGGTTTTGTGAACACCGGCAGCACCAAAAGTGCGATCACGTTCCTGGACGGGGAAAAAGGAATCTTACGGTATCGCGGTTACCCAATCGAAGAACTTGCCAAACACTGCGACTTTGTCGAAACCGCGTTTTTGCTGATTTACGGCGAATTGCCCAACGCATCGCAAGCCGAAATATTCCGTGCCGGCATCCGCGACCATACTATGATCCACGAGGACATGCGGTCGTTCTACAACGGGTTCCCACGTGACGCGCACCCGATGGCGATCCTCAGCAGTGTCGTCGGCGCCCTTGCCACCTTCTATCAAGATTCGCTCAACCCGAACGATCCCGGCCAAGTCGAGATCTCGCTCTATAGACTGCTTGCTAAACTGCCAACGATCGCAGCTTACAGCTACAAGAAGTCGATGGGTCAACCGTTCATGTATCCGAACAACGACCTCAACTATTGCGAGAACTTTTTGCATATGATGTTCGCGACGCCGGCTCGCGAATACATGGTCGATCCCGATTTCGCCGAAGCGTTGAATTTGCTGTTCATCGTCCACGCGGACCACGAACAAAACTGCAGCACCTCGACCGTCCGCATGGTCGGCAGCAGCAACGCGAACCTGTTCGCTTCGATCTCTGCTGGCATCGGAGCGTTGTGGGGACCGCTGCACGGTGGAGCCAACGAAGCGTGTGTGAACATGCTCGAAACGATCGCCAAAGATGGCGGCAACGTGCAAAAGTATGTCGACATGGCCAAGGACAAAGAGAACGGTTTCCGATTGATGGGATTCGGTCACCGCGTCTACAAGAACTTTGACCCACGGGCAAAAATCATCCGTGCCAGCTGCGATAAATTGCTCGCCAAATTGCAATTGGATGACCCGTTGTTTGAAGTGGCGCAAAAATTGGAAGAAGTGGCGCTGCGAGATGAATACTTCATCGAGCGAAAGCTGTATCCGAACGTCGACTTCTACTCGGGCGTGATCTACCGTGCTCTGGGAATTCCAATCCAAATGTTCACGGTGTTGTTCGCGATTGGCCGCTTGCCAGGTTGGATTGCTCACTGGGAAGAAATGCACAACAACCCATCGACGCGGATCAATCGGCCTCGCCAGATCTACACCGGTGCCACCGAACGTAGCTTTGTCCCGATCGAGCAACGCTAG
- a CDS encoding phosphatidate cytidylyltransferase: MLIDRLKTSAVLISIVVLLIYLDANHAIVGAEGLWLIPLLLFFALGTASDLSQLLSASGRNVSRSIALFNTSMVTLSACVPMLWPLFHSTYPLDCPLGRLGWIVVAAVAAVMVTLAAEMWTYGRPEIQREKGYAIDRTLSGVFVSMYVGLPMALLVSLRSLGSIDPDQPSSGNWGLAALITMIAVTKSTDAGAYFVGRAIGRHKLIPRLSPGKTWEGAVGGMLTSTIVAFACLHWLFPAMSPTTNAITLIQCIVGAIVLGPVLAIAGMMGDLAESLVKRDAGVKDSGSWLPGLGGVWDVTDSLIAAVMPAFLCFAAGVAGPPG; encoded by the coding sequence GTGCTTATTGACCGTCTAAAAACTTCGGCCGTCTTGATATCCATCGTCGTTTTGCTGATCTACCTGGATGCAAATCACGCGATCGTCGGCGCCGAAGGACTTTGGTTGATTCCGCTACTGTTGTTCTTTGCACTGGGAACGGCATCGGATCTATCGCAGTTGTTGTCGGCGAGTGGCCGAAACGTTTCACGATCCATTGCCTTGTTCAATACATCGATGGTTACCTTGTCGGCATGCGTGCCGATGCTGTGGCCGCTGTTCCATTCGACCTATCCGCTCGATTGCCCGCTTGGACGATTGGGCTGGATCGTGGTCGCCGCGGTCGCCGCGGTCATGGTCACATTGGCTGCGGAGATGTGGACGTACGGCCGGCCCGAAATTCAACGTGAAAAAGGTTACGCAATTGACCGCACCTTGTCCGGTGTTTTTGTGTCGATGTACGTCGGGTTGCCAATGGCACTGCTGGTTTCACTGCGTTCACTCGGCTCGATCGATCCCGATCAACCGAGCAGCGGAAATTGGGGGCTGGCGGCACTGATCACGATGATTGCGGTGACGAAATCGACCGACGCGGGCGCGTACTTCGTTGGCCGTGCGATCGGCCGACACAAATTGATCCCACGGTTAAGCCCCGGCAAGACGTGGGAGGGGGCTGTGGGGGGAATGCTAACCAGCACGATCGTTGCATTCGCTTGCCTGCATTGGCTTTTTCCGGCAATGTCGCCAACCACAAATGCCATCACTTTGATACAGTGCATTGTTGGAGCCATCGTGTTGGGCCCCGTGTTGGCGATCGCAGGCATGATGGGCGACTTAGCCGAATCCCTGGTAAAACGCGATGCGGGCGTCAAAGACAGTGGCTCCTGGCTGCCTGGTTTGGGCGGCGTTTGGGACGTGACGGATTCGCTGATCGCAGCGGTGATGCCAGCATTTCTATGTTTTGCTGCCGGAGTGGCAGGCCCACCTGGGTGA
- the uppS gene encoding polyprenyl diphosphate synthase — protein sequence MKDPANACDDQASDDAERKRPRHIAIIMDGNGRWAQARDLPRIEGHRRGVETVRMVSETATELKIDAITLYCLSSENWKRPKAELDFLMHLLEQYLVEERRTIMDQGLRLKVIGRRDRLPENVIKEMDKTLTMSKTNPGTELVLAIDYGGRDEITKVARELAREVASGSLREDEISEELITARLYTAGLPDVDLMIRTGGDMRVSNFLLWQLSYSELWITDTCWPEFTRENFLTAIDDFALRQRRFGGLNVNE from the coding sequence ATGAAGGATCCAGCAAACGCGTGTGACGATCAAGCCAGCGATGATGCCGAGCGCAAACGCCCTCGGCACATCGCGATCATCATGGATGGCAACGGTCGATGGGCCCAGGCACGTGATTTACCGCGAATCGAAGGGCATCGCCGTGGCGTTGAAACGGTTCGCATGGTCAGCGAAACCGCGACCGAGCTGAAGATTGACGCAATCACCCTGTATTGTCTTTCCAGCGAAAATTGGAAGCGTCCCAAGGCCGAGCTCGATTTCCTGATGCACTTGCTCGAGCAATACCTGGTCGAGGAACGACGCACCATCATGGACCAGGGTTTGCGATTGAAGGTGATCGGTCGACGCGATCGATTGCCCGAAAACGTGATCAAAGAAATGGACAAAACGCTGACGATGTCCAAAACCAATCCCGGCACCGAATTGGTGTTGGCGATTGATTACGGCGGACGTGACGAGATCACCAAAGTCGCTCGGGAATTGGCTCGCGAAGTCGCCTCAGGAAGCTTGCGTGAAGACGAGATTAGCGAAGAACTGATCACCGCGAGACTTTATACCGCGGGATTACCCGATGTTGATTTGATGATTCGCACCGGTGGTGACATGCGAGTGAGCAACTTTTTGCTATGGCAACTGAGTTACTCTGAGCTGTGGATCACCGACACCTGTTGGCCCGAATTCACACGTGAAAACTTTCTCACTGCGATTGACGACTTTGCGCTACGTCAACGACGTTTCGGCGGGCTGAACGTGAATGAGTGA
- a CDS encoding adenylosuccinate synthase has translation MSGTCVIGLQWGDEAKGKLVDLLAPQFDIVVRYQGGANAGHTVVAGDQTYKLHHIPSGILHPQVQNLITPGVVINPSTMLDEIDALAPRGVDCAKNLMISERAHLVMPWHIAEDRQINATEVRGESIGTTNRGIGPCYRDKVGRTHAIRMTDLIQPQRDERIRTVAEQKIQLLKNLGASEEELQKVAPEVVVPMAASWAERLKDMIGDTTDLLLDATEADKRILFEGAQGALLDIDHGTYPFVTSSNSSGVGVCAGAGVPPKWINTVLGVCKAYSTRVGGGPFVTELDDATGDRIRDLGNEYGTTTGRPRRCGWFDAVAVRYTARLSGVTRLALMMMDVLAHLDELKVCVAYELDGKRIERFPSHADELRRCKPIYETIPGWKEPVDDVRRMDQFPAGAMDYVRRIEELVGVPVGVLSVGPDRAQTIFTDAASELALQPLS, from the coding sequence GTGTCGGGTACTTGTGTCATTGGTCTGCAGTGGGGCGACGAGGCAAAAGGCAAGCTGGTCGATCTGCTTGCACCTCAGTTCGATATCGTGGTTCGTTACCAAGGAGGTGCCAACGCTGGGCACACCGTGGTTGCGGGCGATCAAACCTACAAATTGCATCACATTCCTAGCGGGATTTTGCATCCCCAGGTTCAAAACCTCATTACGCCCGGGGTGGTAATCAATCCGTCGACGATGCTCGACGAAATTGATGCATTGGCGCCGCGTGGAGTGGACTGTGCCAAGAACCTGATGATTAGCGAGCGGGCTCACTTGGTGATGCCTTGGCATATCGCCGAAGATCGTCAGATCAACGCGACCGAAGTTCGCGGTGAATCCATCGGCACGACCAACCGAGGCATCGGACCGTGTTATCGCGACAAAGTGGGACGCACCCATGCGATTCGCATGACCGATTTGATCCAACCGCAACGTGACGAACGCATTCGCACGGTTGCTGAGCAGAAAATCCAACTGCTGAAAAACCTTGGCGCGTCCGAAGAAGAACTGCAAAAAGTTGCACCCGAAGTGGTTGTACCGATGGCAGCCAGCTGGGCAGAACGTCTGAAAGACATGATCGGTGACACGACCGACCTGCTGCTCGATGCGACCGAAGCGGACAAACGCATCTTGTTCGAAGGCGCACAAGGCGCGTTGTTGGACATCGACCACGGCACGTATCCGTTCGTCACCAGCAGCAACAGCAGCGGCGTCGGCGTTTGTGCCGGTGCTGGAGTGCCGCCGAAGTGGATCAACACGGTCCTAGGTGTTTGCAAGGCCTACAGCACTCGTGTCGGCGGCGGTCCCTTCGTTACCGAATTGGACGACGCGACTGGCGATCGCATCCGTGATTTGGGCAACGAATATGGAACCACCACGGGGCGTCCGCGCCGCTGCGGTTGGTTCGATGCAGTCGCTGTTCGCTACACGGCACGGCTGAGTGGAGTGACACGTTTGGCACTGATGATGATGGACGTGTTGGCTCACCTTGACGAATTGAAGGTTTGTGTTGCCTACGAATTGGATGGCAAACGAATCGAGCGATTCCCGAGTCACGCGGACGAATTGCGTCGCTGCAAACCGATCTACGAAACGATCCCTGGTTGGAAAGAACCGGTGGACGACGTTCGCCGCATGGACCAGTTCCCCGCCGGTGCAATGGACTATGTTCGCCGTATCGAAGAATTGGTCGGTGTTCCCGTGGGCGTTCTTTCGGTCGGACCGGATCGAGCCCAAACGATCTTTACCGATGCCGCATCGGAACTTGCACTGCAACCGCTAAGCTAG